From a region of the Tenggerimyces flavus genome:
- a CDS encoding NACHT domain-containing protein, with the protein MTGVETAAVALGAAVVRSAVKLWLGDRTIAADVTAKAIELLSGRMTGALEQRRTRRVFEQLEEVLAERLQPLLTYEFGQLDEAERTAAVDAVRRTFDEAALTDEDLFAFDLDAGYLDRYLRRAVPDIHSRFALNEAGRAFYDRLLRECCACLVQLTTTLPTFQRGALTELLRRESEVLERTRTVLARLPERRSVDDFETDYRGQVVTALDRMRFYGVSVAEQSRRYSLSVAYVDLTVSTDEFAGPPQNDPTFAEPTDSGATMFQADELLTRTSRLLIRGEAGSGKTTLLQWIAVRSATDGRVPFFLRLRHYVTEQLPTPERFLAEIGRHIADEMPPGWVQRELRGGHAIVLIDGVDELPHERRRDVHTWLRELVDAFPAAHYVLTTRPAAIEPDWLGDLGFAIADLQPMTPTDIRGFVARWHEAMRLQSADVDEREDLERYERELVDAIIARPPLRRIAQSPLLCALMCALYRDRHGQLPDDRMELYEVTLQVMLERRDLERGIAPPTGLSRTEKSLILRDIAYWLVRNGRSDAERVRVRERIAAMLVAMPQVRATVDEVFRHLLERSGLLREPIAGQVDFVHRTFQEYLAARAAVDADDIGILVEHAHHDQWWEVIIMAAGHASRRQREELLTALVEEQIDDRRQRDWRDLLALACLETSPQLDVDLRARIESRAGRLLPPRSMEVADSLAAGGEFVLDLLARSHPRSAHEVAATVRAAARIGGDSALRLLVRFSRDARPPVVEELVDAWSHFDPVEYAETILRQLPWPEGNLNISDPALVAGLPALKSLRELDCRFPTGLGDLGFVRELPNLRTLALSDPARADLRALTGSPLETLRIVRLGTAPVNLAELVGARQLKRLNVHVPSIHWGRLAELPLLQRLQLAAPPGVDELADLAPMSQLTRLIVEDLTDRFDLTDLEFLAKPDTLGLINWADLVDLHGVQRWADSLVNLWLRDCPFVHIDQLAHLQNLTTVDLSGTQVTDLTVLASLRRLRRVRLMRMPELSLAPLRDLPELTSLYLQDSGDVDLSPLAGKESLTIYVTRRQTTTGAEWLGEGSKLERA; encoded by the coding sequence GTGACGGGGGTGGAGACCGCCGCGGTGGCGTTGGGCGCCGCTGTGGTGCGCAGCGCGGTGAAGCTGTGGCTCGGCGACCGCACGATCGCCGCCGATGTCACGGCCAAGGCCATCGAGCTGCTGTCCGGCCGCATGACCGGCGCCCTCGAACAACGCCGCACCCGCCGGGTGTTCGAGCAACTCGAAGAGGTCCTGGCCGAACGACTGCAGCCCCTCCTCACGTACGAGTTCGGACAGCTCGACGAAGCCGAACGCACCGCGGCCGTCGATGCCGTCAGGCGGACGTTCGACGAGGCCGCGCTCACCGACGAGGACCTGTTCGCGTTCGACCTCGACGCCGGCTACCTCGACCGCTACCTCCGCCGCGCGGTCCCCGACATCCACAGTCGATTCGCCCTGAACGAGGCCGGCAGAGCCTTCTACGACCGCCTCCTCCGCGAGTGCTGCGCCTGCCTCGTCCAGCTCACCACCACGCTGCCCACGTTCCAACGCGGCGCGCTCACCGAGCTGCTGAGACGCGAGTCCGAGGTCCTCGAACGCACCCGCACCGTCCTCGCCAGGCTCCCCGAGCGCCGCTCGGTCGACGACTTCGAGACCGACTACCGCGGCCAGGTCGTCACCGCGCTCGACCGGATGCGCTTCTACGGTGTCTCGGTCGCCGAGCAGAGCCGCCGCTACTCGCTGTCCGTCGCGTACGTCGACCTCACCGTCTCCACCGACGAGTTCGCCGGGCCGCCGCAGAACGACCCGACGTTCGCCGAGCCCACCGACTCCGGCGCCACCATGTTCCAGGCCGACGAGCTGCTCACCCGCACCTCACGGCTGCTCATCCGCGGCGAGGCCGGCTCCGGCAAGACCACGCTGCTGCAGTGGATCGCCGTCAGGTCCGCCACCGACGGACGGGTCCCATTCTTCCTGCGGCTGCGGCACTACGTCACGGAGCAACTGCCCACGCCCGAACGGTTCCTCGCCGAGATCGGCCGCCACATCGCCGACGAGATGCCGCCCGGCTGGGTGCAGCGCGAGCTCCGCGGCGGGCACGCGATCGTGCTCATCGACGGCGTCGACGAGCTCCCGCACGAACGCCGCCGGGACGTGCACACCTGGCTGCGCGAGCTGGTCGACGCGTTCCCGGCCGCGCACTACGTCCTCACCACCAGGCCCGCCGCGATCGAGCCGGACTGGCTCGGCGACCTCGGGTTCGCGATCGCCGACCTGCAGCCGATGACGCCGACCGACATCCGCGGGTTCGTCGCGCGGTGGCACGAGGCGATGCGCCTGCAGTCGGCCGACGTGGACGAACGCGAGGATCTCGAACGGTACGAACGCGAGCTCGTCGACGCGATCATCGCCCGCCCACCGCTGCGCCGCATCGCGCAGAGTCCCCTGCTGTGCGCGCTGATGTGCGCCCTCTACCGCGACCGCCACGGTCAGCTGCCCGACGACCGGATGGAGCTGTACGAGGTCACGCTGCAGGTGATGCTCGAACGCCGCGACCTCGAGCGCGGCATCGCGCCGCCGACCGGGCTGTCGAGGACCGAGAAGTCCCTTATTTTGCGGGACATCGCATACTGGCTCGTCCGCAACGGAAGGTCGGACGCGGAGCGCGTACGGGTCCGCGAACGCATCGCCGCGATGCTCGTCGCGATGCCGCAGGTTCGCGCGACCGTCGACGAGGTGTTCCGGCATCTGCTCGAACGCAGCGGCCTGCTGCGCGAACCGATCGCGGGACAGGTCGACTTCGTCCACCGTACGTTCCAGGAGTACCTCGCGGCGAGGGCCGCGGTGGACGCCGACGACATCGGCATCCTGGTCGAGCACGCCCACCACGACCAGTGGTGGGAGGTCATCATCATGGCCGCCGGCCACGCGTCCCGCCGGCAGCGCGAGGAACTGCTGACGGCGCTGGTCGAGGAACAGATCGACGACCGGCGACAACGCGACTGGCGCGACCTGCTCGCGCTGGCGTGCCTGGAAACCTCACCCCAGTTGGACGTTGACCTCCGAGCACGGATCGAGAGCCGCGCCGGAAGGCTGCTGCCGCCGCGCTCGATGGAGGTCGCGGACTCGCTCGCGGCGGGTGGGGAGTTCGTCCTCGACCTGCTCGCGCGGTCGCACCCGAGATCGGCGCACGAGGTCGCGGCGACTGTCCGGGCGGCAGCCCGCATCGGCGGCGACAGCGCGCTCAGACTGCTCGTCCGCTTCTCCAGGGACGCGCGGCCGCCCGTGGTCGAGGAACTGGTCGACGCGTGGAGTCACTTCGACCCGGTGGAGTACGCGGAGACCATCCTGCGTCAACTTCCTTGGCCAGAAGGCAATCTGAACATCTCCGACCCCGCACTGGTCGCCGGCCTGCCGGCGTTGAAGAGCCTGCGCGAGCTCGACTGCCGATTCCCCACAGGGCTGGGGGATCTCGGCTTCGTTCGCGAGCTGCCCAACCTACGGACGCTGGCGCTCTCCGATCCTGCCCGCGCCGACCTGAGGGCGCTGACAGGGAGCCCGCTGGAGACGTTGCGGATCGTCCGGCTCGGAACGGCTCCCGTGAACCTCGCCGAGCTCGTGGGAGCCAGGCAGCTGAAGAGGCTGAACGTGCACGTTCCGTCGATCCACTGGGGAAGACTGGCCGAACTGCCGCTGCTTCAGCGACTCCAGCTCGCCGCGCCGCCCGGAGTCGACGAGCTCGCCGACCTCGCTCCGATGAGCCAGCTCACCAGGCTGATCGTCGAGGACCTGACCGACCGCTTCGACCTCACGGATCTGGAGTTCCTCGCCAAGCCGGACACGTTGGGCCTGATCAACTGGGCCGATCTCGTCGACCTCCACGGGGTCCAACGCTGGGCGGACTCGCTTGTCAACCTGTGGTTGCGCGACTGCCCGTTCGTTCACATCGACCAGCTCGCCCACCTGCAGAACCTCACCACCGTTGACCTTTCGGGGACTCAGGTCACCGATCTCACCGTACTGGCGAGCCTGCGGCGGCTGCGGCGGGTCCGGCTGATGCGGATGCCGGAACTCTCGCTGGCGCCGTTGCGCGACCTGCCCGAGCTGACCTCGCTCTATCTGCAGGACAGCGGCGACGTCGACCTCAGCCCGCTGGCGGGCAAGGAGTCGTTGACGATCTACGTCACGCGCCGCCAGACCACCACCGGCGCCGAGTGGCTCGGCGAGGGC
- a CDS encoding RICIN domain-containing protein, giving the protein MRSRLPLVGAVLVSLGLLTSSVQAAAAPVPAAAPDAMAAPAAAKPTGTRLMNELTFYPRSIRLEHSGAANGRVLVSVVTDTPSHTGVIFESLDDGRSFSEVGRVADSWGAAPRGGCCSSIFELPRAIGTMPAGTLLWASSMGRNVGQAQLRLWKSNDVGRTWTFVSTPFAAPNGLGVWEPELSIDAAGRLVVHFADETEQPAHSQTLARVVSTDGVTWSARSSTVKTPIGYYRPGMPVVAELPDGSYLMTYEICGMAAPYNCDVRLRRSADGWNWGDPADLGTRPMTVDGKYFTHTPTLTTAPGGKLLLIGQILQDRSGAVSAGNGKTMFVNTENGLGNWYELPSPVSVPNARDAVCPNYTPTLLPSTDGTRVFELTTAEPPEGGPCAGYFATSSLAGSGAVRTLPPAWYRLVNVRSAHCLDIAGGSPAPDANIAVWICNDQPPQDFHVEPAGRGVFTLTARNSGHCADVPTGSDVRQTVCDGRASQKWRFLNVGRDTYRVQNSVSGRCLDIVDGSEAPGADVVVSACADRSQLLWRLERRPS; this is encoded by the coding sequence ATGCGGTCCCGGCTGCCCCTCGTGGGTGCGGTGCTTGTGTCCCTCGGCCTGCTCACTTCTTCCGTGCAAGCCGCCGCTGCTCCAGTTCCCGCCGCCGCTCCGGATGCCATGGCCGCGCCAGCCGCGGCGAAGCCGACGGGTACGCGGCTGATGAACGAGCTCACGTTCTATCCGCGCTCGATCCGGCTCGAGCACTCCGGCGCCGCGAACGGCCGGGTCCTGGTCTCGGTCGTCACGGACACGCCGAGCCACACCGGTGTGATCTTCGAGAGCCTCGACGACGGTCGCTCGTTCAGCGAGGTCGGCCGCGTCGCCGACTCGTGGGGCGCGGCGCCGCGCGGCGGGTGTTGCTCGAGCATCTTCGAGCTGCCCCGCGCCATCGGGACGATGCCGGCCGGCACGCTGCTGTGGGCGTCGTCGATGGGGCGGAACGTCGGCCAGGCGCAGCTCCGGCTGTGGAAGAGCAATGACGTCGGGCGGACGTGGACGTTCGTCTCCACGCCGTTCGCCGCGCCGAACGGGCTCGGCGTCTGGGAACCGGAGCTGTCGATCGACGCCGCTGGCCGGCTGGTCGTGCACTTCGCGGACGAGACCGAGCAGCCGGCGCACAGCCAGACGCTCGCGCGGGTGGTGTCGACCGACGGTGTGACGTGGTCGGCCAGGTCGTCGACGGTCAAGACGCCGATCGGGTACTACCGGCCGGGCATGCCGGTGGTCGCGGAGCTGCCCGATGGCTCGTACCTGATGACGTACGAGATCTGCGGCATGGCGGCGCCGTACAACTGTGACGTGCGGCTGCGCCGATCGGCCGACGGTTGGAACTGGGGCGATCCGGCTGATCTCGGCACCCGGCCGATGACGGTCGACGGGAAGTACTTCACGCACACGCCGACCCTGACGACGGCGCCGGGCGGGAAGCTGCTGCTGATCGGGCAGATCCTGCAGGACCGTTCCGGTGCGGTGTCCGCGGGGAATGGGAAGACGATGTTCGTCAACACCGAGAACGGCCTGGGCAACTGGTACGAGCTGCCGTCGCCCGTCTCGGTGCCGAACGCGCGGGACGCCGTCTGCCCGAACTACACCCCGACGCTGTTGCCCTCCACCGATGGCACGCGCGTGTTCGAGCTGACGACCGCGGAGCCGCCGGAGGGCGGGCCTTGCGCGGGCTACTTCGCTACCTCGTCGTTGGCCGGGTCGGGGGCGGTGCGGACGTTGCCGCCGGCCTGGTACCGGCTGGTGAACGTACGCAGCGCGCACTGCCTCGACATCGCGGGCGGCTCCCCGGCGCCGGACGCGAACATCGCGGTGTGGATCTGCAACGACCAGCCGCCGCAGGACTTCCACGTCGAACCGGCTGGGCGTGGGGTGTTCACGTTGACCGCGCGCAACTCTGGGCACTGCGCGGACGTGCCTACGGGCTCCGACGTTCGGCAGACGGTGTGCGATGGGCGGGCGTCGCAGAAGTGGCGGTTCCTGAACGTGGGACGGGACACCTACCGGGTGCAGAACTCGGTCTCGGGCCGCTGCCTCGACATCGTGGACGGCTCGGAGGCGCCGGGAGCCGATGTCGTGGTGTCCGCGTGTGCGGACCGTTCGCAGCTGCTTTGGCGGTTGGAGCGCCGACCCAGCTAG
- a CDS encoding RNA polymerase subunit sigma-70 produces MEDFEQYRVALTGYCYRMLGAAFEAEDAVQETFVRAWRKADAFDARRGPFSTWLYAIATNVCLDFLRGKQRRAVVMDLASPVAPGTPLGVPLADEAWVQPMPDERILDPANVLVRRESVQLAFVAALQHLPPKQRAVLILRDVLAWHADEVAALLESTVPSVNSALQRARATLATRPAAGPVTALDETHQDLMRRYVRAFREYDIETLVSLLHEDATMTMPPFLWWLRGRSAIHQTLLAAGAEVSCRTTVLVPAGLANGAPVYAQYGPDGPFALVTFTTAGGLVTGETVHLNGTGLFPLFGLPLKLTDELREAASY; encoded by the coding sequence GTGGAGGACTTCGAGCAGTATCGGGTCGCGCTGACCGGCTACTGCTACCGCATGCTCGGCGCGGCTTTCGAGGCCGAGGACGCGGTGCAGGAGACGTTCGTCCGCGCCTGGCGGAAGGCCGACGCGTTCGACGCGCGGCGCGGGCCGTTCAGTACCTGGCTGTACGCGATCGCCACGAACGTCTGCCTGGACTTCCTGCGTGGCAAGCAGCGCCGGGCCGTGGTGATGGACCTGGCGTCGCCGGTCGCTCCAGGGACGCCGCTGGGTGTGCCGCTGGCCGACGAGGCGTGGGTGCAGCCGATGCCGGACGAGCGGATCCTCGATCCCGCGAACGTGCTGGTGCGGCGGGAGTCGGTCCAGCTGGCGTTCGTCGCTGCCTTGCAGCACCTTCCGCCCAAACAGCGGGCCGTACTGATCCTGCGGGACGTGCTGGCGTGGCACGCGGACGAGGTCGCTGCGCTGTTGGAGTCGACCGTTCCGTCCGTCAACAGCGCCTTGCAGCGGGCTCGCGCGACGCTCGCGACGCGGCCCGCTGCTGGCCCGGTGACGGCTTTGGACGAGACGCACCAGGACCTGATGCGGCGGTATGTGCGGGCGTTTCGTGAGTACGACATCGAGACGTTGGTCTCGTTGTTGCACGAGGACGCGACGATGACGATGCCGCCGTTCCTGTGGTGGTTGCGTGGGCGGTCGGCGATCCATCAGACGCTGCTGGCGGCGGGGGCGGAGGTCTCGTGCCGGACGACCGTGTTGGTGCCGGCGGGGTTGGCGAACGGGGCGCCGGTGTATGCGCAGTACGGGCCGGACGGGCCGTTCGCGCTGGTCACGTTCACGACCGCGGGTGGGCTGGTCACGGGTGAGACAGTGCACCTGAACGGGACCGGCCTGTTTCCGCTGTTCGGACTTCCGTTGAAGCTGACCGATGAGTTGCGGGAGGCGGCTTCGTACTAG
- a CDS encoding alpha/beta fold hydrolase: MSDYVTVNGVRTWYSASGEGPPLVLLHGGFSHSHDFGMLLGSLTPAFRVLTPDRRGHGRTPDVPGPVTPEDLVADVVSFISTVVGGPVLLAGYSAGGVVAQLVALARPDLVSRLALISTAFETSGWIFLPDPSGEMPAVVVDAYAEVSPDGRDHFPVVLEKFAKLAQTSARVEVERIGCPTLVVAADDDLVRLDHSVALYEALPAGQLAILPGTSHLVLFEKPDLLAGLLTSFLTEDPAPMMPIRRAQPAG, from the coding sequence GTGTCCGACTACGTGACCGTCAACGGCGTCCGTACCTGGTACTCCGCGTCTGGCGAGGGGCCGCCGCTCGTGCTGCTGCATGGCGGGTTCAGCCACTCGCACGACTTCGGGATGCTGCTGGGGTCGCTGACGCCCGCGTTCCGTGTGCTGACGCCGGACCGCCGTGGGCACGGGCGGACGCCCGATGTGCCGGGTCCGGTGACGCCGGAGGACCTGGTCGCCGACGTCGTGTCGTTCATCTCGACCGTGGTCGGCGGTCCGGTCCTGCTGGCCGGCTACTCCGCAGGTGGAGTCGTGGCGCAGCTCGTCGCCCTGGCTCGTCCCGACCTGGTCAGCCGGTTGGCGTTGATCAGTACCGCGTTCGAGACGTCCGGCTGGATCTTCCTGCCCGATCCTTCAGGCGAGATGCCCGCTGTGGTCGTGGACGCGTACGCGGAGGTGTCGCCGGACGGGCGGGACCATTTCCCGGTGGTGCTGGAGAAGTTCGCGAAGCTCGCGCAGACGTCGGCGCGGGTCGAGGTGGAGAGGATCGGCTGTCCGACGCTCGTCGTGGCGGCCGACGACGACCTCGTGCGACTGGACCACAGCGTCGCGCTGTACGAGGCACTGCCCGCCGGCCAGCTCGCCATCCTGCCGGGCACCTCGCACCTCGTCCTGTTCGAGAAGCCCGACCTGCTGGCCGGGCTGCTGACGAGCTTCCTGACAGAGGACCCCGCGCCGATGATGCCGATCCGGCGAGCCCAGCCCGCAGGCTAG
- a CDS encoding VOC family protein translates to MTDAGRLHHVELWVADLAATKASLGWLLGELGWVPFQSWDAGCSWRLDATYLVVEQSPAMVACRYDRLRPGLNHLAFHVASASEVDRFVAEAPSHGWTLLFADRHPHAGGPDTYAAYLEDTEGLEVELVAP, encoded by the coding sequence ATGACCGATGCTGGCCGGCTGCACCACGTCGAGCTGTGGGTCGCCGACCTCGCCGCGACGAAGGCGTCCCTCGGATGGCTGCTGGGTGAGCTGGGCTGGGTACCGTTCCAGTCCTGGGACGCCGGCTGCAGCTGGCGGCTGGACGCGACGTACCTCGTGGTCGAGCAGTCGCCCGCGATGGTGGCCTGTCGGTACGACCGCCTGCGGCCCGGCCTGAACCACCTCGCGTTCCACGTGGCCAGCGCCAGCGAGGTCGACCGCTTCGTGGCCGAAGCCCCATCGCACGGCTGGACCCTGCTGTTCGCCGACCGCCACCCCCACGCCGGCGGGCCGGACACGTACGCGGCCTACCTCGAGGACACCGAGGGCCTCGAGGTAGAGCTCGTCGCCCCCTAA
- a CDS encoding sulfatase family protein yields the protein MSERPNVILIVSDDHGYADRSALGLDPDVSTPALDRLAAGGVTCTDAYVTAPICSPSRAGLISGQYQQRWGARWFDSSRFPDHLPSLAERFQELGYATGYLGKVHYGPESRGDRACPPHHGFAETYYGLAGQQMGRLNYLHHSQESVDRYGQEASWRMAVQPLLEGDDEVGLEGFLTDELGSRARDFVARHEQEPFFLMLAFNAVHNFCFQLPDDELERRGLAKFGDWDESVNDYVDWYDGAISPYLPNGRAYYLAQLELMDAQIGRLLDQLDDRDLADNTIVVYITDNGGSTCNFGVNQPLRGTKYTLWEGGIRIPYLVRWPAGGVDGGRTYTQLVSTLDLYPTLLAAAGAQDGSHEHSDGINQLSGLRGDVTAQGHDALFWDCGFQWAVREGTWKLRHADDGPHSEALRRTEHTDTGPGLWLTDLSTDLGETRNLIADHPAEVERLLARRQAWHEGIEHANEYAESEDPS from the coding sequence ATGAGCGAGCGACCGAACGTCATCCTCATCGTCTCCGACGACCACGGCTACGCCGACCGGAGTGCGCTCGGGCTCGATCCCGACGTGAGCACGCCCGCGCTCGACCGGCTCGCTGCTGGCGGAGTGACCTGCACGGACGCGTACGTCACCGCACCGATCTGCAGCCCGTCGCGCGCCGGCCTGATCTCCGGCCAGTACCAACAGCGCTGGGGTGCCCGCTGGTTCGACTCCAGCCGCTTCCCCGATCACCTCCCTTCGCTCGCGGAACGATTCCAAGAACTCGGCTACGCCACCGGCTACCTCGGCAAGGTCCACTACGGACCCGAGAGCCGCGGCGACCGGGCCTGCCCGCCCCACCATGGGTTCGCCGAGACCTACTACGGCCTCGCCGGACAACAGATGGGCCGGCTCAACTACCTGCACCATTCCCAGGAGTCGGTCGACCGCTACGGCCAGGAAGCCTCCTGGCGCATGGCCGTCCAACCCCTCCTCGAAGGCGATGACGAGGTCGGGCTCGAAGGCTTTCTGACCGACGAGCTCGGCAGCCGCGCTCGCGACTTCGTCGCCCGACACGAGCAGGAACCGTTCTTCCTCATGCTCGCGTTCAACGCCGTGCACAACTTCTGCTTCCAGCTCCCCGACGACGAGCTCGAACGCCGCGGCCTCGCCAAGTTCGGCGACTGGGACGAGAGCGTCAACGACTACGTCGACTGGTACGACGGCGCCATCTCTCCGTACCTACCGAACGGGCGCGCCTACTACCTCGCCCAGCTCGAACTCATGGACGCCCAGATTGGGCGCCTCCTCGACCAACTCGACGACCGCGATCTCGCGGACAACACCATCGTCGTCTACATCACCGACAACGGCGGCTCCACCTGCAACTTCGGTGTCAACCAGCCCTTGCGCGGCACCAAGTACACGCTCTGGGAAGGCGGCATCCGCATTCCCTACCTCGTACGGTGGCCCGCCGGCGGAGTCGACGGCGGCCGTACGTACACCCAGCTCGTCAGCACTCTCGACCTCTACCCGACGCTGCTCGCGGCGGCCGGTGCGCAGGACGGCAGCCACGAACACAGCGACGGCATCAACCAGCTCTCAGGCCTGCGCGGCGACGTCACCGCACAAGGCCACGACGCCCTCTTCTGGGACTGCGGCTTCCAATGGGCCGTGCGCGAAGGCACCTGGAAGCTTCGTCACGCAGACGACGGACCTCACTCAGAAGCGCTTCGCCGCACCGAACACACCGACACGGGGCCAGGACTCTGGCTCACCGATCTCTCCACAGACCTAGGCGAAACACGCAACCTCATTGCCGACCACCCCGCGGAGGTGGAGCGACTTCTAGCTCGACGCCAAGCTTGGCACGAAGGAATCGAACACGCAAACGAATACGCTGAGAGCGAAGATCCTTCCTGA
- a CDS encoding metallophosphoesterase family protein, protein MANVAILSDIHGVLPALEAVLEEPAVKQADQLVLTGDIAAGPQPVETLDRLEALGDRVVWVRGNADRELVQAARGGATSIPDAIAGWAGQQLRSDQVERLDKSAEQVTLDLEGFGKVRFCHATPRNDEEVVLVDSRLDRWTEVFQDLDDDIRTIVCGHTHMPFLRLAHGRLVVNPGSIGMPYGQPGAHWALLGDRGAVTLRRTEYDYDAACERIAKDSAYPQAAAWADEYVRARNSDADAIIAFGPRDGRT, encoded by the coding sequence ATGGCGAACGTAGCGATCCTCTCCGACATCCACGGCGTCCTCCCCGCGCTCGAGGCAGTGCTCGAAGAGCCAGCGGTAAAGCAAGCCGACCAGCTCGTGCTCACCGGAGACATCGCCGCCGGCCCGCAACCCGTCGAGACGCTCGACCGCCTGGAGGCGCTCGGCGACAGAGTCGTCTGGGTACGAGGCAACGCCGACCGCGAGCTCGTCCAAGCCGCCCGCGGCGGCGCGACCAGCATCCCCGACGCGATCGCCGGTTGGGCAGGCCAGCAACTCAGAAGCGACCAGGTCGAGCGCCTGGACAAGAGCGCGGAGCAGGTCACCCTCGACCTCGAAGGCTTCGGCAAGGTCCGGTTCTGCCACGCCACCCCGCGCAACGACGAAGAGGTCGTGCTCGTCGACTCACGGCTGGACAGATGGACCGAGGTCTTCCAGGACCTCGACGACGACATCCGCACCATCGTCTGCGGCCACACCCACATGCCGTTCCTGCGCCTGGCCCACGGCCGGCTGGTCGTCAATCCCGGCAGCATCGGCATGCCGTACGGCCAACCCGGCGCGCACTGGGCCCTCCTCGGCGACCGCGGGGCCGTCACGCTGAGGAGGACCGAGTACGACTACGACGCCGCCTGCGAGCGCATCGCGAAGGACTCGGCCTATCCCCAGGCCGCCGCGTGGGCCGACGAGTACGTGCGCGCCCGCAACTCCGACGCGGACGCGATCATCGCGTTTGGCCCGCGTGACGGGCGGACATAG
- a CDS encoding zf-HC2 domain-containing protein produces the protein MPEPAPVSTSVPTDAELIAATQDGNTAAYADLFGRHQAAAMRLARLLTRNRGNAEDLTSLAYTRTFDELYTGVGPEVGFRTYLLAAVQCLHEDMVRAAGGEPDSEPQALVPAEEGAAGASAAGAFAALPERWQAALWHTGVEGESAAKVAPLLGLSPQGVEALAYRAREGLRQYYARHHLDGAHPKRCRATIGRLGAYTREGLTDRERTQIRQHLEKCERCTVLHDQLFAINTRLPALLGPVVLGTYSTGYLNATETERATWSAAFVRVRHAFSRTRGIALAGAATAASVALVAWAAATFVNGSTFPSLQQEIFAEHGAGSWRYPPGGVQTLAPMANSGSGTSPLDIGGKIGSGQAWFADAIVPRPGWGGSGPMPVPPPPNPGEPRLPYPSDPRPGPTSPGGPGPTQPGPTDPHPQPTDPQPEPTPTTNTPGPEPTSPSPTPPDPSPTPTDPSPTPTDPEPTPTDPEPTPTDPEPTPTDPEPTPTDPEPTPTDPEPTPTDPEPTPTDPEPTPTDPEPTPSDPEPTPTDSDPTCSPNGFNAPTEPSGGTSLPKPAGDAPADCPEPSESPSPTSGPAWMATGPQPIFVLAPGSP, from the coding sequence TTGCCCGAGCCCGCCCCTGTCTCCACCTCGGTGCCCACCGACGCGGAGCTGATCGCCGCTACCCAGGACGGGAACACGGCAGCGTACGCGGACCTGTTCGGCCGCCACCAGGCGGCCGCCATGCGGCTCGCCCGCCTGCTCACGCGGAACCGCGGGAACGCCGAGGACCTCACGTCGCTCGCATACACGCGGACTTTCGACGAGCTCTACACCGGCGTCGGCCCAGAGGTCGGGTTCCGTACGTACCTGCTCGCCGCCGTCCAGTGCCTGCACGAGGACATGGTGCGCGCGGCCGGTGGCGAACCCGACAGCGAACCGCAGGCCCTGGTCCCGGCCGAGGAGGGAGCGGCCGGGGCTTCGGCTGCCGGAGCTTTCGCCGCACTTCCGGAACGTTGGCAGGCGGCACTGTGGCACACCGGTGTCGAGGGCGAGAGCGCCGCGAAGGTCGCTCCGCTGCTCGGGCTGAGCCCGCAGGGCGTCGAGGCGCTGGCGTACCGCGCCCGGGAGGGGCTGCGGCAGTACTACGCGCGGCACCACCTCGACGGTGCGCACCCGAAGCGCTGCCGGGCCACGATCGGCCGGCTCGGCGCGTACACGCGGGAGGGGCTGACCGACCGCGAGCGCACGCAGATCCGCCAGCACCTGGAGAAGTGCGAGCGGTGCACGGTCCTGCACGACCAGCTGTTCGCGATCAACACGCGGCTGCCGGCGCTGCTCGGACCGGTCGTGCTCGGTACGTACAGCACGGGGTACCTGAACGCGACCGAGACCGAGCGCGCGACCTGGTCGGCGGCGTTCGTCCGCGTCCGGCACGCGTTCTCCCGGACGCGCGGGATCGCGCTCGCCGGCGCGGCGACGGCGGCCTCGGTGGCGCTGGTCGCGTGGGCGGCCGCGACGTTCGTGAACGGGTCGACCTTCCCGTCGCTGCAGCAGGAGATCTTCGCTGAGCACGGCGCCGGTTCCTGGCGCTATCCGCCCGGTGGCGTGCAGACGCTGGCGCCGATGGCGAACTCGGGGAGTGGTACTTCGCCGTTGGACATCGGCGGCAAGATCGGCTCGGGACAGGCTTGGTTCGCCGACGCGATCGTGCCGCGCCCGGGCTGGGGTGGGTCGGGGCCGATGCCCGTTCCGCCTCCGCCGAATCCGGGAGAGCCGCGGCTGCCGTACCCGTCCGACCCGCGGCCGGGTCCGACCAGCCCTGGTGGGCCTGGGCCGACGCAGCCGGGTCCGACGGACCCCCACCCTCAGCCGACGGATCCGCAGCCGGAGCCGACTCCGACGACGAACACGCCGGGGCCGGAGCCGACCTCGCCTTCGCCGACTCCTCCGGATCCCTCGCCTACTCCCACGGACCCTTCGCCGACACCGACGGACCCGGAGCCGACGCCGACCGATCCGGAGCCCACTCCGACTGATCCCGAACCAACGCCGACTGATCCCGAACCAACGCCGACCGATCCGGAGCCCACTCCGACTGACCCGGAGCCCACTCCGACTGATCCCGAACCAACGCCCACGGATCCGGAGCCCACTCCGACCGATCCGGAGCCCACTCCGTCGGACCCCGAACCGACTCCGACGGATTCCGACCCGACCTGCAGCCCGAACGGCTTCAACGCTCCGACGGAGCCGAGTGGCGGTACGTCGCTGCCGAAGCCGGCTGGGGATGCTCCGGCGGACTGTCCCGAACCAAGCGAGTCACCTTCACCCACCAGCGGACCCGCGTGGATGGCGACCGGCCCACAGCCGATCTTCGTTCTCGCGCCCGGGTCCCCCTGA